The following proteins come from a genomic window of Polaribacter dokdonensis:
- a CDS encoding RNA polymerase sigma factor produces MSELDFIKELKEGKSSAFGILLNDFEQKVFNTCISFVPNKEDAEDIAQEVFLEVFRSINKFKGNSKLSTWIYRIATNKCLEFIRKKNTKKRFAFMQTILGNETPRDKSNYFTEFKHPGIILENKELTATIFKAINTLPESQRIVFTLAKIDDKSYQEIVEITGKSLSSVESIMFRAKKSLKEKLASVNKNNSS; encoded by the coding sequence TTGAGCGAATTAGATTTTATAAAAGAACTAAAAGAAGGTAAATCTTCTGCATTTGGCATTTTGCTAAATGATTTTGAACAGAAGGTATTTAATACTTGTATCTCTTTTGTGCCTAATAAAGAAGATGCAGAAGATATTGCTCAAGAAGTTTTTTTAGAGGTTTTTAGATCGATAAATAAATTTAAAGGTAATTCTAAACTTTCTACTTGGATTTATAGAATTGCTACCAATAAATGCCTTGAATTTATCCGTAAAAAGAACACCAAGAAGAGATTTGCATTTATGCAAACTATTTTAGGTAATGAAACACCTAGAGATAAAAGCAACTACTTTACTGAGTTTAAACACCCAGGAATTATCTTAGAAAACAAAGAACTTACTGCAACTATTTTTAAGGCGATAAATACCTTGCCAGAATCACAACGAATTGTTTTTACATTGGCTAAAATTGATGATAAAAGCTATCAAGAAATTGTTGAAATTACTGGTAAAAGTCTATCATCTGTAGAATCTATAATGTTTAGAGCTAAGAAATCTTTAAAAGAAAAGTTGGCAAGTGTAAATAAAAATAATTCATCTTAA
- a CDS encoding glycosyltransferase family 2 protein — translation MLLTVLFYVFVAVTGIQIIYYLLFSSILVKNKEEVITSNEYPISVIVYNKNSGDSLRNNLPNLLNQKYSKFEILIVDSSTDDNDLGELILDFVEKHNNLKIIKVENNEAFWGNKKYALTLGIKAAKYDHLLFTDAKTKVLSTDWINSMSSNFTKTKTINLGYRKFSKSNSFLNLLARFENLVTAIQCFSFLKIKSPFMAFGDNLAYNRQEFFNVKGFIYHIKVTNGEDDLFIRDAATKENITYTLDANSFVENKAPESLLSWLSSLKSNKLLQRHYKFKQRLLLNLFSLTKILFYVFGTISFFFFSWQIILPIVLSYFLIQFIVVGLSAKKLQEPYVIFYLPILEISLVLIQISIFIANSFSKTNR, via the coding sequence ATGCTATTAACCGTACTTTTCTACGTTTTTGTAGCTGTTACAGGTATTCAAATTATTTATTATCTCTTATTTTCTTCCATTCTTGTTAAAAATAAAGAAGAGGTTATAACTTCAAATGAATATCCTATATCTGTTATTGTATATAACAAGAATAGTGGAGATTCTCTAAGAAACAACCTTCCAAACCTTTTAAATCAAAAGTATTCTAAGTTCGAAATTCTTATAGTAGATAGCAGTACTGATGATAATGATTTAGGTGAACTTATACTTGATTTTGTTGAGAAACATAACAACCTAAAAATTATAAAAGTAGAAAATAACGAGGCTTTTTGGGGTAATAAAAAATACGCTTTAACTCTAGGTATTAAGGCTGCCAAATATGATCATTTGTTGTTTACAGATGCAAAGACAAAAGTACTTTCTACAGATTGGATCAATTCAATGAGTTCTAATTTTACGAAAACTAAAACCATTAATTTAGGTTATAGAAAATTTTCTAAAAGCAATTCGTTCTTAAATTTATTAGCACGTTTTGAAAACCTAGTTACAGCCATTCAATGTTTCTCATTTCTTAAAATCAAGAGTCCTTTTATGGCTTTTGGTGATAATTTAGCATATAACAGGCAAGAGTTTTTTAATGTAAAAGGTTTTATTTATCATATTAAAGTTACAAATGGAGAAGATGATCTTTTTATTAGAGATGCAGCTACCAAAGAAAATATTACCTACACTTTAGATGCAAATAGTTTTGTGGAAAACAAAGCACCAGAATCTCTATTAAGTTGGCTTTCATCACTCAAATCTAACAAATTACTTCAAAGACACTATAAGTTTAAACAACGTTTACTTTTAAACCTGTTTAGTTTAACTAAGATATTATTTTACGTATTTGGTACAATTTCTTTTTTCTTTTTCTCTTGGCAAATAATCTTACCAATAGTATTGTCTTACTTTTTAATTCAATTTATTGTTGTTGGTTTATCAGCAAAAAAATTACAAGAACCTTATGTGATTTTCTATTTACCAATTCTAGAAATTTCTTTAGTATTGATTCAAATTAGTATATTTATTGCTAATTCATTTTCAAAAACAAATCGTTGA
- a CDS encoding RNA polymerase sigma factor: MSKENLVLQQNITKAKEGNQAAFRYLLDLYWLEVYSFLLKRVNNENEAEDIAIQAFSKAFDKISTFDENYTFKTWLITISKNVHIDLVRKKKISVATETTKDQEERVYLVVDENPTPEDKIIREQNLAKLLRDIRQLKPKYQEVIQLRYFQELSYKEIAQHTNEPMNNVKVKLLRAKKLLAEIIKKS; the protein is encoded by the coding sequence TTGAGTAAAGAAAACTTAGTATTACAGCAAAATATTACCAAAGCAAAAGAAGGTAATCAGGCTGCTTTTCGCTATTTGTTAGACCTTTATTGGTTAGAGGTTTATAGCTTTTTACTTAAGAGAGTCAACAATGAAAATGAGGCAGAAGACATAGCTATACAAGCTTTTTCTAAAGCTTTTGACAAGATTTCTACTTTTGATGAAAATTATACTTTTAAAACTTGGCTAATAACCATTTCTAAAAATGTGCATATAGATTTAGTTCGTAAAAAGAAAATATCTGTTGCAACAGAAACCACCAAAGATCAAGAAGAAAGAGTGTATTTAGTTGTTGATGAAAATCCTACTCCAGAAGATAAAATAATTAGAGAACAAAATTTAGCAAAACTTTTAAGAGACATTAGGCAGTTAAAACCTAAATATCAAGAAGTAATTCAATTGCGCTATTTTCAAGAACTTAGTTATAAAGAAATTGCACAACACACCAATGAACCCATGAATAATGTTAAGGTAAAATTGTTGCGTGCTAAAAAATTATTGGCGGAGATTATTAAAAAATCTTAA
- a CDS encoding Nramp family divalent metal transporter, with the protein MKKSFLQSLGPGLLFAGAAIGVSHLVQSTRAGAEFGFGLLWALLLVNLFKYPFFQFGPRYAAATGETLLDGYNKLGKWVLVLYYIISFGTMFTIQAAVTIVTAGLASQLFGFTDNLVVWSFIIMLVSIIFLLVGKYKLLDNLMKFIIIILSLSTVAAVVIALNNSSEAFDVTQILPSGTAEITFLIAFLGWMPAPLDISIWHSIWSVEKRKVSKIAIKPKDAIFDFNVGYIGTIILGVCFVLLGALVMYKSAATFSNKGGEFAEQLINLYTQNLGEVSYIFIAIAAFTTMFSTTITTLDASPRAMNLSTNLLLNKNYKFGYWFWIILLFVGTLLILQFYIANMGDLVKIATILSFLTAPFYAILNYILITGKHTPKENQPKIFTKVLSLVGIVFLIGFSIWFLTNI; encoded by the coding sequence ATGAAAAAATCTTTCTTACAATCTTTAGGGCCAGGTTTATTATTTGCAGGTGCAGCAATTGGGGTTTCTCACTTAGTACAATCTACAAGAGCTGGTGCAGAATTTGGTTTTGGCTTACTATGGGCCTTATTGTTGGTAAACCTATTTAAATATCCATTTTTTCAATTTGGACCAAGATATGCTGCTGCAACTGGTGAAACTTTGCTTGATGGTTATAATAAACTTGGTAAATGGGTTTTGGTGCTTTACTATATCATTTCCTTTGGTACTATGTTTACAATTCAGGCTGCTGTAACTATAGTAACAGCTGGCTTAGCTTCTCAACTTTTTGGTTTTACAGATAATCTAGTTGTTTGGTCTTTTATAATTATGTTGGTTAGCATCATATTTTTATTAGTGGGGAAGTATAAATTATTAGATAATTTAATGAAATTTATCATTATAATATTATCATTAAGTACTGTTGCTGCTGTAGTTATTGCCTTAAATAATTCTTCAGAGGCTTTTGATGTAACTCAGATTTTACCTTCAGGTACTGCAGAAATAACATTCTTAATTGCATTTTTAGGCTGGATGCCTGCTCCTTTAGATATTTCTATATGGCATTCTATTTGGTCTGTAGAAAAAAGAAAAGTGAGCAAAATAGCAATTAAGCCTAAAGATGCCATTTTTGACTTTAATGTTGGTTATATAGGTACTATTATTTTAGGAGTATGTTTTGTACTTTTAGGAGCATTAGTAATGTACAAATCTGCAGCTACCTTTTCTAATAAAGGGGGTGAATTTGCAGAACAACTTATAAATTTATATACACAAAACTTAGGTGAAGTATCTTATATTTTCATAGCTATTGCAGCTTTTACAACTATGTTTAGTACTACCATTACAACTTTAGATGCTTCTCCAAGAGCCATGAATTTAAGCACAAATTTATTACTGAATAAAAACTATAAATTTGGCTATTGGTTTTGGATTATTCTTTTATTTGTAGGCACCTTATTAATACTTCAGTTCTATATTGCAAATATGGGAGACTTGGTTAAAATTGCAACAATTCTATCATTTTTAACAGCACCTTTTTACGCAATTTTAAACTATATTTTAATTACTGGTAAACATACCCCAAAAGAAAATCAACCTAAAATTTTTACAAAGGTTTTAAGTTTGGTTGGAATTGTATTTCTAATTGGATTTAGCATTTGGTTTTTAACTAATATTTAA
- the lipA gene encoding lipoyl synthase produces MAIETAVLPERPKKPKWLRVKLPVGKKYTELRGLVDKYKLNTICTSGSCPNMGECWGEGTATFMILGNICTRSCGFCGVKTGRPDTVEWDEPEKVARSIKLMGIKHAVITSVDRDDLKDGGSIIWAETVDAIRRANPNTTLETLIPDFQGNTKQIDRIIEVAPEVVSHNMETVRRLTREVRIQAKYDRSLGVLKYLKENGMRTKTGLMLGLGEKEDEVIQTMKDLRAVNCDIITIGQYLQPTKKHLPVKEFITPEQFKKYETLGLEMGFMYVESGALVRSSYKAHKHAK; encoded by the coding sequence ATGGCGATAGAAACTGCAGTACTTCCAGAAAGACCAAAAAAACCAAAATGGTTACGTGTAAAATTACCTGTAGGTAAAAAATACACAGAATTAAGAGGTTTAGTAGACAAGTATAAATTAAATACTATTTGTACAAGTGGTAGTTGCCCAAACATGGGAGAATGTTGGGGAGAAGGAACTGCTACCTTTATGATTTTAGGTAATATCTGTACACGTTCTTGTGGCTTTTGTGGTGTAAAAACAGGAAGACCAGATACAGTTGAATGGGATGAACCAGAAAAAGTAGCTAGGTCTATTAAATTAATGGGTATTAAGCATGCCGTAATTACTTCTGTAGATAGAGATGATTTAAAGGATGGAGGTTCTATAATTTGGGCTGAAACTGTTGATGCAATCCGTAGAGCAAACCCAAATACTACTTTAGAAACTTTAATACCAGATTTTCAAGGAAACACAAAACAGATTGATAGAATTATAGAAGTTGCTCCAGAAGTTGTTTCTCATAATATGGAAACTGTTCGTAGACTAACCAGAGAAGTTAGAATTCAAGCTAAATATGATAGAAGTTTAGGTGTTTTAAAATACCTAAAAGAAAATGGCATGAGAACCAAAACAGGTTTAATGTTAGGTCTAGGAGAAAAAGAAGATGAAGTAATTCAAACTATGAAAGATCTTAGAGCTGTAAATTGTGATATTATTACTATTGGGCAATACTTGCAGCCTACAAAAAAGCACTTACCTGTAAAAGAGTTTATAACACCAGAACAATTTAAGAAGTATGAAACTTTAGGTTTAGAAATGGGCTTTATGTATGTAGAAAGTGGAGCTTTAGTTCGTTCTTCTTACAAAGCACACAAACACGCTAAATAA
- a CDS encoding pyridoxal-phosphate dependent enzyme has product MNYAENILETIGNTPLVKLNKLTEELPCLVLSKYETFNPGNSVKDRMALQMILDAEADGRLKPGGTIIEGTSGNTGMGLALAAIVKGYKCIFVMSDKQSKEKMDILRAVGAEVVVCPTNVDPSDPRSYYSVSKRLGEETPNSWYVNQYDNPSNCKAHFQSTGPEIWEQTKGKVTNFVVGVGTGGTISGVGSYLKMKAREAGKTVKVWGIDTYGSVFKKYHETGIFDENEIYPYITEGIGEDILPKNVNFDVIDGFTKVTDKDAAIYTQKLAKEEGMFLGNSAGAAIKGLLQLKEHFTKDDVVVVLFHDHGSRYVGKMFNDDWMRDRGFLEEEIKTAADLIKNHENKPLVTAQTEELVSHAIERMKEFKISQIPVKDAEGFVGSIDETDLLRSFISDKEIADKPIKDIMGNPYPIVKKSTKIDAISKLISKENEAVLVDLENGNYHIVTKYDVISSI; this is encoded by the coding sequence ATGAATTACGCAGAAAATATATTAGAAACTATTGGTAATACTCCACTTGTAAAGTTGAATAAACTTACTGAAGAATTACCTTGTTTAGTTTTATCAAAATACGAAACTTTTAATCCAGGAAATTCTGTAAAAGATAGGATGGCCTTACAAATGATTCTAGATGCAGAAGCAGATGGAAGATTAAAACCAGGAGGAACTATTATAGAAGGTACTTCTGGAAATACAGGTATGGGTCTAGCTTTAGCAGCTATTGTTAAAGGTTACAAATGTATTTTTGTAATGTCTGACAAACAATCTAAAGAAAAGATGGATATTTTAAGAGCTGTAGGAGCAGAGGTTGTAGTTTGTCCTACAAACGTAGATCCATCAGATCCAAGATCATACTATTCAGTTTCTAAAAGATTAGGAGAAGAAACACCAAATTCTTGGTACGTAAATCAATATGATAATCCAAGTAACTGTAAAGCACATTTTCAGAGTACAGGACCAGAAATTTGGGAACAAACCAAAGGTAAAGTTACAAACTTTGTAGTTGGTGTTGGTACAGGAGGTACTATTTCTGGAGTAGGTTCTTATCTAAAAATGAAAGCAAGAGAAGCAGGTAAAACTGTTAAAGTTTGGGGTATAGATACTTATGGATCTGTTTTTAAGAAATATCATGAAACAGGAATATTCGATGAGAACGAAATTTATCCCTATATAACAGAAGGTATAGGTGAAGACATATTACCCAAAAACGTAAATTTTGATGTAATTGATGGTTTTACTAAAGTTACAGATAAAGATGCAGCTATTTATACTCAGAAGTTAGCGAAAGAAGAAGGCATGTTTTTAGGAAATTCTGCTGGAGCAGCTATAAAAGGCTTGTTGCAATTAAAAGAGCATTTTACAAAAGATGATGTAGTTGTTGTGTTGTTTCACGATCATGGAAGTAGATATGTAGGTAAAATGTTTAATGATGATTGGATGCGTGATAGAGGATTTTTAGAAGAAGAAATAAAAACTGCGGCAGATTTAATTAAAAATCATGAAAATAAACCTTTGGTAACTGCACAAACAGAGGAGTTAGTTTCTCATGCTATTGAAAGAATGAAAGAATTTAAAATCTCTCAAATACCTGTAAAAGATGCAGAAGGTTTTGTGGGATCTATAGATGAAACAGATTTATTAAGAAGTTTTATTTCAGATAAAGAAATTGCAGACAAGCCAATTAAAGACATTATGGGTAATCCTTATCCTATAGTTAAGAAATCTACAAAGATAGATGCAATATCTAAATTGATTTCTAAAGAGAATGAAGCTGTCTTAGTTGACTTAGAAAATGGCAATTATCATATTGTTACCAAGTACGATGTAATTAGTTCAATTTAG
- a CDS encoding sodium-dependent bicarbonate transport family permease, which translates to MDLHYLVDNLTNPALLFFFLGLIAVNIKSDLRIPENSSKFISLYLLLAIGFKGGQELAHSVITSEIINALLFGILLAVIVPIYCYFILRIKLSVENSGAIASAYGSVSAVTFVTTISFLEMSNIPFGGHMVAVMALMEAPSIIVGVMLIAIFGSNKKSKGSLKSVIHHSLTNGSVVLIIGSLVVGYFTNDAQAEGIRPFTTDIFKGFLAVFLLDMGIVSGQKLKALIKKGWFTVSFAIIIPIINGCIVAVLSGFFMEEVGNRLLMSILAASASYIAVPAAMKLAAPKANPGLYIPMALAITFPFNITIGMPLYLCIIGVC; encoded by the coding sequence ATGGATTTACATTATTTAGTAGATAATTTAACAAACCCTGCACTATTATTTTTCTTCTTAGGCCTTATTGCTGTTAATATTAAGAGTGATTTAAGAATTCCAGAAAATTCATCAAAATTTATTTCTTTGTACTTGCTTTTAGCCATTGGTTTTAAGGGTGGGCAAGAGCTAGCTCATAGTGTAATTACCTCAGAAATTATTAATGCATTATTGTTCGGAATTTTACTAGCAGTTATAGTGCCCATTTACTGTTACTTTATTTTAAGAATAAAATTAAGTGTGGAAAATTCAGGAGCAATTGCATCTGCTTATGGTTCTGTAAGCGCTGTAACTTTTGTAACTACCATTTCTTTTTTAGAAATGTCTAACATACCTTTTGGTGGGCATATGGTTGCAGTTATGGCTTTAATGGAGGCTCCTTCAATTATTGTAGGTGTTATGCTTATTGCAATTTTTGGATCAAACAAAAAGAGCAAAGGCTCATTAAAAAGTGTAATTCATCATTCTTTAACAAATGGAAGTGTTGTGCTTATTATTGGTAGTTTAGTAGTTGGGTACTTTACAAATGATGCACAAGCAGAAGGTATTAGGCCTTTCACTACAGATATTTTTAAAGGATTTTTAGCAGTCTTTTTATTAGATATGGGTATTGTAAGTGGTCAAAAATTAAAAGCACTTATTAAAAAAGGATGGTTTACGGTTTCGTTTGCTATAATTATTCCAATTATAAATGGTTGTATAGTTGCAGTATTAAGTGGCTTTTTTATGGAGGAAGTTGGTAACAGATTACTAATGTCTATTTTGGCAGCAAGTGCTTCTTATATTGCAGTTCCTGCAGCTATGAAATTAGCAGCTCCAAAAGCAAATCCTGGTTTGTATATACCTATGGCTTTAGCGATTACTTTTCCATTTAACATTACAATTGGTATGCCTCTATATTTATGTATCATAGGAGTATGTTAA
- a CDS encoding LysR family transcriptional regulator → MNYTLHQLEIFKKVAELKSVTKASEQLFMSQPAVSIQLKNFQDQFKLPLFEIVGRKLYITEFGNEIAKAATKILDEVQAINYKSNLFEGKLAGKLNLSIVSTAKYAMPYFLTDFIKENDSVDVTMDVTNKMSVIRALENNECDFAMVSTIPKKLKIERIELMSNQMFFVAGKDYKVEGKEVNIKNLNKSIFLFRENGSATRLAMERFLIKNKIEIIKKMELTSNEAVKQAVIAGLGISIMPIIGIQQALKNGELQILNIKGLPLETNWNLIWLKTKNLSNVAKAFRDYISENKNDIIDQQFPITQIT, encoded by the coding sequence ATGAATTATACTCTGCATCAACTTGAAATATTTAAAAAAGTAGCTGAACTTAAAAGTGTAACAAAAGCCTCTGAGCAATTATTTATGTCTCAGCCAGCTGTTTCAATTCAACTCAAAAACTTTCAAGATCAATTTAAATTACCATTGTTTGAAATTGTAGGAAGAAAATTATATATCACAGAATTTGGCAATGAAATCGCAAAAGCCGCCACAAAAATTTTAGATGAAGTACAAGCTATTAACTATAAGTCTAATTTGTTTGAAGGAAAATTAGCAGGTAAATTAAACCTATCTATAGTTTCTACTGCAAAATACGCTATGCCTTATTTTTTAACAGACTTCATTAAAGAAAATGATAGTGTAGATGTAACTATGGATGTTACTAATAAAATGTCTGTTATTAGAGCTTTAGAAAATAATGAGTGCGATTTTGCCATGGTTTCTACCATCCCAAAAAAATTAAAGATTGAAAGAATTGAATTAATGAGCAATCAAATGTTTTTTGTGGCTGGTAAAGATTATAAAGTTGAAGGCAAAGAAGTAAATATCAAAAATTTAAATAAATCAATCTTTTTGTTCAGAGAAAATGGTTCTGCAACACGTTTAGCTATGGAGCGATTTTTAATTAAAAACAAAATTGAAATCATAAAAAAAATGGAGCTAACTTCTAATGAAGCCGTAAAACAAGCTGTAATAGCTGGTTTAGGAATTTCAATAATGCCTATAATAGGTATTCAACAAGCTTTAAAAAATGGAGAGTTACAAATTCTAAATATTAAAGGTTTACCCCTTGAAACCAATTGGAACTTAATCTGGTTAAAAACAAAAAACTTATCTAATGTAGCTAAGGCTTTTAGAGATTATATCTCAGAAAATAAAAATGATATTATTGATCAGCAGTTTCCTATAACCCAAATTACCTAA
- a CDS encoding ABC transporter permease — protein MNYELFIAKRIIAGKKYKNSISSPIIKIAITAIALGIIIMLIAVATGSGLQYKIRDKMAGFKGHIQIVNYDNNNSDVSTTPILKNQNFYPEFKGISGIKNVQVFANKVGILRTDTDFEGIVFKGVSSDYDWTFFKEYLIEGTLPNFDKARTKGVLLSETIVNRLQLKLNDTINATFVKTASSKIPSNRKYTIVGIYNSGFAQFDKSMMIGDIREVQNLNKWSENEVGGFEVLLDEFDAIAQKENEINSEIGITLNSKSITETYPNVFDWIKLFDNNVWFIIAIMIFIAGINMITALLVLILERVQMVGILKALGSNNTSIRKVFLYNASYLILKGLFWGNIIGLTIIFIQYYFKIITLNPDTYYVTTMPVYISFWAILLLNIGTLLLCFLMLIIPSYIITKIDPSKSIKFA, from the coding sequence TTGAATTACGAGTTATTTATTGCAAAACGCATTATTGCTGGCAAAAAGTATAAAAATAGCATATCATCTCCAATAATAAAAATTGCAATTACTGCAATTGCTTTGGGTATTATCATTATGCTTATTGCTGTGGCTACTGGCTCTGGTTTACAGTATAAAATTAGAGATAAAATGGCTGGTTTTAAAGGTCATATTCAAATTGTAAATTACGACAATAATAACTCTGATGTTTCTACAACACCCATTTTAAAAAATCAAAATTTTTATCCAGAATTTAAAGGAATTTCAGGAATAAAGAATGTGCAAGTATTTGCGAATAAAGTGGGTATTTTAAGAACTGATACCGATTTTGAAGGTATTGTGTTTAAAGGTGTTTCCTCAGATTATGACTGGACTTTTTTTAAAGAGTATTTAATTGAAGGTACTTTACCAAATTTTGATAAAGCCAGAACTAAAGGCGTACTTTTATCTGAAACCATCGTAAATCGTTTGCAATTAAAACTGAATGATACCATTAATGCTACATTCGTAAAAACAGCCTCAAGTAAAATACCATCTAACAGAAAATATACCATTGTTGGTATTTATAATTCAGGATTTGCTCAATTTGATAAAAGCATGATGATTGGTGATATTAGAGAGGTTCAAAATTTAAATAAATGGAGTGAAAATGAAGTAGGTGGTTTTGAGGTTTTGCTGGATGAGTTTGACGCTATTGCTCAAAAAGAAAATGAGATTAATAGTGAAATTGGAATAACATTAAATAGTAAATCAATAACTGAAACGTATCCTAATGTTTTTGATTGGATAAAACTCTTTGATAACAATGTTTGGTTTATAATTGCAATTATGATTTTTATTGCTGGTATTAATATGATTACTGCTTTATTAGTTTTAATTTTAGAACGAGTACAAATGGTTGGTATTTTAAAAGCTTTAGGCAGTAATAACACAAGCATTAGAAAGGTGTTTTTGTATAATGCTTCTTACCTAATACTAAAAGGTCTTTTTTGGGGTAATATTATAGGTTTAACAATCATTTTTATTCAGTATTATTTTAAAATTATTACATTAAATCCGGACACTTATTATGTAACAACAATGCCTGTTTACATTTCATTTTGGGCAATATTATTGCTAAATATTGGTACGTTATTGTTATGTTTCTTAATGTTAATAATTCCTTCTTATATAATTACTAAAATAGATCCATCAAAGTCTATAAAGTTTGCATAA
- a CDS encoding exo-beta-N-acetylmuramidase NamZ family protein, whose product MNFQLISCAQKLKDNKIANKKSDKKAPEIITAANRIELYSSLLQNKNIAIVANQTSVIQKVQRAEVAPNVMGSKKVTQHLVDYLNNIKNINVQKVFAPEHGFRGKADAAELVKNGKDSKTGLPIISLYGKNKKPTAEQLKNLDIVVFDIQDVGVRFYTYISTLHYVMEACAEADIPVLILDRPNPNAHYIDGPILEKEHASFVGKHPVPVVYGMTIGEYGQMINGEKWLKNGIQCDLEVIPLKNYNHNSEYSLAIRPSPNLPNDKSINLYPSLGFFEGTTINAGRGTEFQFQRYGAPYFPKTDFNYTPQANFGAKYPKHKNKLCYGVDLSDTEKLSAINLKWLIDAYQKTPKEEKFFGSTFTIHAGNTKLQQQIEKGLSAQEIRETWQKDLEKFKEIRNKYLIYK is encoded by the coding sequence ATGAATTTTCAGCTCATTTCATGTGCTCAAAAATTAAAAGACAATAAAATTGCCAATAAAAAATCAGACAAAAAAGCGCCCGAAATTATAACTGCAGCAAATAGAATTGAATTGTATTCTAGTTTATTGCAAAATAAAAACATAGCTATTGTAGCCAATCAAACATCAGTAATACAAAAGGTTCAAAGAGCTGAAGTAGCTCCAAATGTAATGGGTTCTAAAAAAGTAACTCAACATTTAGTAGACTACCTTAATAATATAAAAAACATAAATGTTCAAAAGGTTTTTGCTCCTGAACACGGTTTTAGAGGTAAAGCAGATGCTGCAGAATTGGTTAAAAATGGTAAGGATTCTAAAACAGGTTTGCCCATAATTTCTTTGTATGGTAAAAACAAAAAACCTACTGCAGAACAACTTAAAAATTTAGATATTGTTGTTTTCGATATTCAAGATGTGGGTGTACGTTTTTATACGTATATATCAACCTTACATTATGTAATGGAAGCTTGTGCAGAAGCAGATATACCTGTACTAATTTTAGATAGGCCAAATCCTAATGCACATTATATTGATGGCCCAATTTTAGAAAAAGAACATGCAAGTTTTGTAGGTAAACATCCTGTGCCTGTTGTTTATGGAATGACTATAGGTGAATATGGACAAATGATAAATGGAGAAAAATGGTTAAAAAATGGAATTCAATGTGATTTAGAAGTTATTCCATTAAAAAACTACAATCATAACTCTGAGTACAGTTTAGCAATTAGACCATCTCCGAATTTACCAAATGATAAATCTATAAACCTCTACCCTAGTTTAGGTTTTTTCGAAGGCACAACAATAAATGCTGGCAGAGGAACTGAATTTCAATTTCAAAGATATGGAGCTCCTTATTTTCCAAAAACTGATTTTAACTACACTCCTCAAGCAAATTTTGGTGCCAAGTATCCTAAACATAAAAACAAACTTTGTTATGGAGTAGATTTATCTGACACAGAAAAATTATCAGCAATAAATTTAAAATGGTTGATAGATGCCTATCAAAAAACACCAAAAGAAGAAAAGTTTTTTGGCAGTACTTTTACAATTCACGCAGGTAATACAAAATTACAACAGCAAATAGAGAAAGGTTTATCAGCACAAGAAATTCGCGAAACTTGGCAAAAAGACCTAGAGAAATTCAAAGAAATTAGAAACAAATACTTAATTTATAAGTAA
- a CDS encoding YkgJ family cysteine cluster protein, with translation MQKRLEQLPKLAQDALKENKKYFANLKKRTPKNLDYVMQDLHDKEFAKTDCLDCGNCCKTTSPIFTVKDIERISKHLKMKVTDFINQFLERDADDFMVLKTSPCTFLDESDNTCFIYDVRPKACSEYPHTDRRKFIQITDLTVANTFVCPATYNIVENLKKVIPYEYNEKKRRK, from the coding sequence ATGCAAAAACGACTAGAACAATTGCCGAAATTAGCACAAGATGCGCTTAAAGAAAACAAAAAATATTTTGCAAATTTAAAGAAACGTACACCTAAGAATTTAGACTATGTGATGCAAGATTTACACGATAAAGAATTTGCCAAAACAGATTGTTTAGACTGTGGAAACTGCTGTAAAACTACAAGCCCTATTTTTACAGTTAAAGATATTGAACGTATTTCTAAACATCTAAAAATGAAGGTTACTGATTTTATCAATCAATTTTTAGAAAGAGATGCTGATGATTTTATGGTTTTAAAAACATCACCCTGTACTTTTTTAGATGAATCTGATAATACTTGTTTTATTTATGATGTTAGACCAAAAGCATGTTCTGAATATCCTCACACAGACAGAAGAAAATTTATTCAGATTACAGATTTAACTGTGGCAAATACGTTTGTTTGCCCAGCAACTTATAATATTGTTGAGAATTTAAAAAAGGTAATTCCTTATGAGTATAATGAGAAGAAAAGAAGAAAGTAA